A portion of the Echeneis naucrates chromosome 5, fEcheNa1.1, whole genome shotgun sequence genome contains these proteins:
- the LOC115043271 gene encoding msx2-interacting protein isoform X1: protein MVRETRHLWVGNLPEHVREEKIVEHFKRYGRVESVKVLRKRGSEGGVAAFVDFVDIKSAQKAHNAVNKMGDRDLRTDYNEPGSVPSAVRGLEDSSPSSSRDVTGFSRGTVGPVFGPPVSLHTREGRYERRIDGSSESRERAYDHSPYGHHDRSGTFDRQRHYNADYYRDRSLFAAAGPGSSAIGGSFEAADAHFESRIRDPFALTNSTRRDLYRDDRGRRVDRTYHHRRSRSSHSSQSRHPSPQRTTGQTPKTPHSPKRAPLSPGRGPRSRSRSRSSSSDSVSSTSSTGSGSDSNSSSSGGSRARSVQSSAAHAPPQASMVLDSDEPRRSFGIKVQNLPVRSTDTSLKDGLFHEFKKHGKVTSVQIHGASEDRYGLVFFRQQEDQEKALSVSKGKLFFGMLIEVTAWNGPETESENEFRPLDGRIDEFHPKATRTLFIGNLEKTTSYQQLLDIFQRFGEIVDIDIKKVNGVPQYAFVQYSDIASVCKAIKKMDGEYLGSNRLKLGFGKSMPTTCVWLDGLATNITEQYLTRHFCRYGHVVKVVFDRLKGMALIMYNNTDFAQAAVRETKGWKIGGNKIKVDFASQESQMAFYRSMQASGQDIRDFYEIPPERREDRRPPYHEFTAERAYYENIRTPGLYPEDARRDYAARSRDRFPELEHYQGDHFDPRYHEDPRDYRDYRDPFEQDIRKYTYIQRERERERERFEADRSRWSPSHPRRALTPTVSPSPSERAPRDSERRVYSQSSERSGSVSSMSPPHFDKSEKTLLEHTSKSDKSEKGSQPDRVTSAEKTKRAKRKEKGDKDKSEKIKSRKAKGQSPSNTLPETELEAGFDGGSGRLRGSEQDAHERQKCKVDSDAVSGNQLAAAHHDSAKTERSEISKGDSSDFDGKNRLKKHQRSDSGNDGKDVSGNSDRLAARKRRFADSGGRPVRQKRSRHEEEDGNQSSDFGASATYSKESDTDKHKESRRDSRLKTDKSGTQTESQEDHRGQREKLDGSLDAPESKRHPGSSTSRRFSHEGIAEQNSTREQEHHAFKFGAQNTDTDKSAKSKEDHVDIDLSQSYRKQMEQNRRLHQQQQQRESDKSEKPESPQGSETDDLEHRSLVHEVGKPPEDVTDNFPSHKLKKQDQFDTDSGIKRERIYRSFRQKSEDPDWNSTSSPGHQHFSHHTDEDFLDTSQKELSRNDEKIHPDLEHLVKKTHSTQINKPNTPVLGVEEEQQKRWESRVKQDLLPDLNFSRSLSKNIHNCKRLEYGIWHDLEPGEVRSDSEEDREPKPHSPVPSTSMPFSERPKVDRFSDPKLAHLERNKFYSFALDQTITPDTKALLERAKSLSSSREDNWSFLDYDSHFARFRDRKDTEKVESTPRPTPSWYMKKKKIRSGSEDKLDDRKEESKPEEQERRELFASRFLHSPVFELDSRRLQHLERKHEEPEHTQTQQLCQQGTVDGELDSEPVVLFHSRFLELTRLQQQKNKAPQIQEAKGDAMLTDENKQEKAPVQEQQASQSPETTGTITAPEIKPISPAEELLAEPKLTVSSVTQSVPKGSPPPEEKCVVINPVTDPYPPVSFTKEEVKEEVKENKHIVPMPHPPTEKTSAPDSEPGPVTACESSYSLDRFKLSPAEGKVDIITENIKPPVTEQPCLRDSHDEFVSSSEPELDPEITQPEVPENTSPVPSSLTDEVDVIKKETQSTFKAVTEPEGEKKLPVSKVQMPTDDDTNDEPVSSQKEHKTKEMKTKRSKQSPAQSTLILGMSTSGPEKPATRKSERIDKEKLKRGSSPRAEKSTAKSPIHGSDLDILEQSISLGRARRRNVKSVYATPVEDDAPVRSGKEITESPRSARKRVTDKDPAHQQNFEQDQPAPAPAPAANKRGRPPKNRKQSEDSSAVKVEKSKIESKDIDSNESESGERIPRVLKGKTSPHATKSSPIQMSTALGSGSLRKGYKTDVAEDDDQEMASTDDDTLVLQDSAISCKEDPSTRVDQAKEEKDKQGSHLARDKDIHEKVCDGKSNGKETDSQVVEEKPTPEKERNVRGKTKLARTPKSPVLKNLKIRLNVTEVKDLLQLGEDELGNQEDSSKRLRPSDHSDHVSKCTDATKGVSNNEENEIAALEKKELLETSKSLISQELELEQAVENIAKLTDPAFPAEAPVPPVHPEVKGDQDDEKPSNPASETELMAAIDSITAEDIPVSLTQPPPLTSDVGSEHEMQDIIHPSKEDEPETNSSVQDEPVFPTTLKKGPTRRPKSLKRSKFQKQARKDLKEGHLVGEELPATITDNVTSSVKTVTETTPVTAAAAVITPTTWKPDLEPSVLKATDVNAESEPSSEEQIQHLKSVYPQSKSPMCPKPQQLPSECISPSLSPLANRPNIRPIPTSRIPVSPPDWRHQSKDMGVSAPPVMPLASKENQPLPSDSVNVEPEHGTSDLRQILMKHKNISLPGSSSISSNLSTLHDQSPSESNIPSAVVPNKSPLPDSRMPAHSASPIVRPSASLPSPETKSVISVIASTATSVISRVCNAPEPEDKVNMNIGNPCVDMTLPKSTYRPSKDDAGSYHGSTVGDEGGSAARCLVESPTLGMGSCPGLRVNTSEGVVVLSHSGQKTEGPQRISAKISQIPQATAGDMESQQLVSMPQIKQEMYGHSQSGLQKGPSSQADHGHPGKTQSALSSIKQENSGLEKMESAYQSGPQGVVKRLTQGGQQVLSYHQDYMPLKHAKKMDSADPHTADSAKAPWTSAISPAISPHLPSPPGNHVGFVSAAGDRAPSHLSGVKQEPRSPRKSGHPHPPFTKVSSPIGSSSPKGIPVMLSTSLPAMQQFITGVHHPEQSVIMPPHSVPGGLGRMSPHCVSQSIPVGHLVQGDVRVNTPPLSVMSYGMHSESLASPWSGSMQTRPTSPQAVGRDKVLKVNPGSLRGHEGEQEDTRHFHMAGRQSATQLKPETMQSDPRGSLRSNVPLETYMSQRDLRVLLHQQGERSATETHSGHIQDTLPPSSTPSNMPLSLSPRSHVLPKGVSEKDITKPLEAKRSHSPLPKDGMMGIRQTGPAMASPQRVQLMPPAPGGSFPEYSGLYPNPRSIHSQMTEASAVGLNQPPLNVTPTVGADLQAKPDGKMTQPVNMVQLLTKYPIVWQGLLALKNDTAAVQLHFVCGNKALAHRSLPLQEGGALLRIVQRMRLEASQLESVARRMTGDSDYCLLLALPCGRDQDDVLNQTQALKAAFINYLQTKLAAGIINIPNPGSNQPAYVLQIFPPCEFSESHLSQLAPDLLNRISSISPHLMIVITSV from the exons ATGGTTCGGGAAACCAGACACCTTTGGGTGGGAAATTTACCCGAACATGTCCGAGAAGAGAAAATTGTGGAGCATTTTAAACG GTATGGGCGTGTGGAGAGTGTTAAAGTTCTGCGGAAGCGGGGTTCAGAGGGTGGTGTTGCAGCGTTTGTGGATTTTGTGGATATTAAAAGTGCGCAGAAGGCTCACAATGCTGTCAACAAGATGGGAGACAGGGACCTGCGGACTGACTACAATGAACCTGGATCAGTCCCTAGTGCTGTTCGGGGCCTTGAAGACAGCTCCCCCTCGAGCAGTCGAGACGTTACAGGATTCTCTAGGGGAACAGTTGGTCCAGTGTTTGGCCCACCTGTGTCACTTCACACCAGAGAGGGACGTTATGAACGGAGAATAGATGG TAGCTCAGAAAGCCGAGAACGTGCATATGATCACAGCCCGTATGGACACCATGACCGCAGTGGAACTTTTGACAGACAGCGGCACTACAATGCTGACTATTACCGTGATCGTtctctgtttgctgctgctggcccaGGGAGCAGTGCAATTGGAGGAAGCTTTGAGGCAGCAGACGCACATTTTGAGTCCAGAATTCGAGACCCCTTTGCTCTAACTAATTCTACACGACGTGACCTCTACAGAGATGACAGAGGGCGACGTGTTGACAGAACATATCACCACCGCCGGAGCCGATCATCTCATTCCTCACAGTCAAGGCACCCCTCTCCCCAACGGACCACAGGACAAACCCCCAAAACTCCTCATTCCCCGAAAAGAGCACCTTTGTCCCCTGGGAGAGGCCCAAGATCTCGATCCCGCAGCAGATCTTCTAGCTCTGATTCAGTCAGTAGCACCAGCAGCACGGGCAGTGGCAG TGATTCAAACAGCAGTTCAAGTGGTGGGTCACGTGCACGTTCTGTTCAGTCGTCAGCTGCCCATGCCCCTCCTCAGGCGTCTATGGTGCTTGACTCAGATGAGCCACGCAGAAGCTTTGGAATTAAAGTGCAAAACTTGCCAGTGCGCTCCACGG ATACAAGTTTAAAAGACGGACTTTTCCATGAATTCAAGAAACATGGGAAAGTGACCTCAGTGCAGATCCATGGAGCATCAGAGGACCGCTACGGTTTGGTTTTCTTTAGACAGCAGGAGGATCAAGAGAAGGCCCTCAGTGTCTCCAAAGGAAAGCTCTTCTTCGGCATGCTCATTGAAGTCACTGCCTGGAATGGTCCTG AAACGGAGAGTGAAAACGAATTCAGACCCTTGGATGGACGTATTGATGAGTTCCACCCAAAGGCCACAAGGACATTGTTTATAGGCAACCTTGAGAAAACCACAAGTTATCAACAACTCCTTGACATTTTTCAGCGGTTTGGAGAAATTGTG GACATTGACATTAAGAAAGTAAACGGCGTTCCCCAGTATGCCTTTGTGCAGTATTCTGATATTGCTAGTGTGTGCAAGGCCATAAAGAAGATGGATGGGGAGTACCTCGGCAGTAACAGACTGAAG CTTGGTTTTGGGAAGAGTATGCCCACAACATGTGTTTGGCTAGATGGTTTGGCAACCAACATTACAGAACAATACCTCACACGGCATTTCTGTCGTTATGGACATGTAGTTAAG GTTGTATTTGATAGGTTGAAGGGGATGGCCCTCATCATGTACAACAACACAGATTTTGCTCAGGCAGCTGTCAGGGAAACTAAAGGCTGGAAAATTGGTGGCaataaaataaag GTGGACTTCGCAAGTCAAGAGAGTCAAATGGCGTTCTACCGATCTATGCAGGCATCTGGTCAGGACATTAGAGACTTCTATGAAATCCCTCCTGAGCGACG AGAGGATCGCAGACCTCCTTATCATGAATTTACCGCAGAAAGAGCTTACTATGAGAACATACGAACACCTGGTCTCTATCCAGAGGATGCTCGAAGAGATTATGCGGCTCGCAGCAGAGACCGCTTTCCTGAACTGGAACATTATCAGGGGGATCACTTTGACCCACGCTATCATGAAGACCCACGCGACTACAGGGACTACAGAGACCCCTTTGAGCAAGACATTCGAAAATACACATATATTcaaagagagcgagaaagagagcgagaacGCTTTGAGGCAGACCGCAGCAGGTGGAGCCCCTCCCATCCAAGGAGGGCCTTAACTCCTACAGTATCACCATCACCATCTGAGCGTGCTCCCAGAGACTCAGAAAGACGGGTTTACAGCCAGTCCTCTGAGCGGAGTGGAAGTGTGAGCTCAATGTCACCACCACACTTTGACAAATCTGAAAAGACCTTGCTAGAACACACCTCTAAAAGTGACAAAAGTGAGAAGGGCAGTCAACCAGATCGTGTGACAAGTGCTGAGAAAACCAAGCGTGCAAAGCGAAAAGAGAAGGGTGACAAGGACAAGTCTGAGAAGATTAAATCAAGGAAAGCAAAGGGGCAATCCCCATCAAACACATTACCTGAAACAGAACTTGAGGCTGGTTTTGATGGAGGCTCTGGAAGATTAAGGGGATCAGAACAAGATGCTCATGAGAGGCAGAAATGCAAGGTGGATAGTGATGCTGTTTCCGGAAATCAGTTAGCAGCTGCCCATCATGACtctgcaaaaacagaaagatcagAAATTAGTAAAGGTGACAGTTCAGATTTTGATGGGAAAAATCGACTCAAAAAACATCAGAGGTCAGATAGTGGAAATGATGGAAAGGATGTATCAGGGAATTCAGATCGCCTTGCTGCAAGAAAAAGGCGCTTTGCTGATTCAGGTGGAAGGCCTGTTCGACAGAAGAGAAGCAgacatgaggaggaagatggcaATCAGTCCTCTGACTTTGGTGCTAGTGCCACATATTCAAAAGAATcagacactgacaaacacaaagaatcaCGGAGGGATTCAAGACTGAAAACCGATAAAAGTGGCACTCAGACAGAAAGTCAAGAGGACCATagaggacaaagagaaaaattggATGGATCTTTAGATGCTCCGGAGTCAAAACGACATCCAGGGAGCTCTACTTCCAGAAGGTTTTCACATGAAGGGATTGCAGAACAAAATAGTACCAGAGAACAAGAACACCATGCATTTAAATTTGGTGCTCAGAATACAGACACTGACAAAAGTGCCAAGAGCAAGGAAGACCATGTAGACATTGACCTGTCTCAGAGTTACCGCAAGCAAATGGAGCAAAATAGACGtttgcatcagcagcaacagcagcgcGAGTCTGACAAATCTGAAAAACCAGAAAGTCCCCAAGGAAGTGAAACTGATGATTTGGAACATCGCAGTCTTGTGCATGAAGTTGGAAAACCACCCGAGGATGTCACAGATAATTTCCCGTCTCACAAACTAAAGAAACAAGACCAGTTTGATACAGACTCTGGAATAAAGAGGGAGCGTATCTACAGGAGCTTTAGACAAAAAAGTGAAGATCCTGACTGGAACAGCACCTCCTCCCCAGGACATCAGCACTTCTCTCACCATACAGATGAAGACTTTCTGGATACTTCTCAGAAAGAGTTGAgtagaaatgatgaaaaaattcACCCTGATCTGGAGCATTTAGTCAAAAAGACGCAtagcacacaaataaacaaaccaaacactcCTGTACTTGGTGTTGAAGAAGAGCAGCAAAAGAGATGGGAGAGCAGAGTTAAACAAGACTTGTTACCTGACCTCAACTTTTCCAGAAGTCTAAGTAAAAACATTCACAATTGCAAGCGTTTGGAATATGGTATTTGGCATGATTTGGAGCCTGGCGAAGTGAGATCTGACTCTGAAGAGGATAGAGAGCCAAAACCCCACTCCCCTGTGCCCTCAACATCTATGCCTTTTTCTGAGAGGCCAAAGGTTGACCGCTTTTCAGATCCCAAACTGGCACATCTTGAAAGAAACAAATTCTACTCTTTTGCACTTGATCAGACCATCACACCTGACACAAAGGCTCTGCTTGAGCGTGCAAAATCTCTCTCATCTTCCAGAGAAGATAACTGGTCATTTTTGGATTATGATTCTCATTTTGCTAGATTCCGTGACAGAAAAGATACAGAAAAAGTAGAATCAACACCAAGACCTACACCTTCTTGgtacatgaaaaagaaaaagatccgAAGTGGCTCTGAAGACAAACTTGATGACAGGAAGGAAGAGTCTAAGCCAGAGGAGCAGGAACGCAGGGAATTATTTGCATCTCGCTTTCTTCATAGCCCTGTCTTTGAGCTGGACTCCAGACGACTTCAACATTTGGAACGCAAACATGAAGAACCTGAGCATACACAAACTCAACAACTTTGTCAGCAAGGGACAGTAGATGGTGAACTTGATTCAGAGCCAGTCGTCCTTTTTCATAGTCGTTTTTTGGAACTCACGCgattacaacaacaaaagaataaagCCCCACAGATACAAGAGGCAAAGGGGGACGCTATGCTTACAGATGagaataaacaggaaaaagcaCCTGTTCAGGAGCAGCAAGCATCGCAGTCACCTGAAACAACAGGAACTATCACAGCACCAGAGATTAAACCTATCAGTCCTGCTGAAGAGCTGTTAGCTGAACCTAAACTCACAGTTAGTTCTGTCACCCAATCTGTGCCCAAGGGCTCTCCACCAccagaagaaaaatgtgttgtcaTAAATCCAGTCACTGATCCTTATCCACCTGTGTCTTTCACAAAGGAAGAAGTGAAGGAAGAggtaaaggaaaataaacatattGTGCCCATGCCCCATCCACCAACTGAGAAGACATCAGCACCTGATTCTGAACCTGGGCCTGTAACAGCATGTGAATCCAGTTATTCACTTGATAGATTTAAACTTTCTCCTGCTGAAGGAAAAGTGGATATTATTACTGAGAATATTAAACCTCCAGTTACAGAACAACCATGTCTCCGTGATTCACATGATGAGTTTGTAAGCAGTTCAGAACCAGAGCTGGATCctgaaataacacaaccagAAGTGCCTGAAAACACCAGTCCCGTACCATCAAGTCTTACAGATGAAGTGGATGTAATCAAGAAAGAGACTCAATCCACTTTTAAGGCAGTAACAGagccagagggagagaagaaactTCCAGTTAGTAAAGTGCAGATGCCTACTGATGATGACACAAATGATGAGCCAGTCTCCTCTCAGAAAgagcataaaacaaaagaaatgaaaactaaaaggTCCAAACAATCTCCTGCTCAAAGTACTCTTATTCTGGGTATGTCTACCTCTGGTCCTGAGAAACCAGCGACACGCAAGAGTGAGCGCATTGACAAAGAGAAGTTGAAACGTGGATCATCTCCAAGAGCTGAAAAGTCCACAGCGAAATCTCCTATTCATGGATCAGATCTAGATATTTTAGAGCAAAGCATATCACTAGGTAGAGCAAGGCgaagaaatgtaaaatctgtGTATGCCACCCCAGTTGAAGATGATGCACCAGTTCGTTCTGGAAAGGAAATTACAGAGTCGCCACGCTCTGCGCGGAAGCGAGTTACAGACAAAGATCCAGCGCACCAGCAAAATTTTGAGCAGGATCagcctgctcctgctcctgctcctgctgcaaaCAAAAGGGGTCGTCCTCCAAAGAATCGTAAACAAAGTGAAGACAGTTCAGCAGTTAAAGTGGAAAAATCAAAGATTGAAAGTAAAGACATTgattcaaatgaatcagaaagtGGCGAACGAATTCCAAGAGTGTTAAAGGGGAAAACATCCCCTCATGCCACAAAGAGTTCTCCGATTCAAATGTCAACAGCTCTAGGATCTGGATCATTAAGGAAGGGGTATAAAACCGATGTGGCAGAGGATGATGATCAGGAAATGGCTTCCACAGATGACGATACCTTGGTTTTGCAAGATTCAGCAATTTCATGTAAAGAAGATCCATCAACAAGAGTTGACCAagcaaaagaggagaaagacaaacaaggTAGCCATTTGGCCAGGGATAAAGACATTCATGAAAAAGTATGTGATGGTAAATCAAATGGGAAAGAGACAGATTCCCAAGTTGTAGAGGAGAAACCCActccagaaaaagaaaggaatgtAAGAGGAAAGACGAAGTTGGCAAGAACTCCCAAGTCACCTGTCCTCAAGAATCTCAAAATTAGACTAAATGTCACAGAGGTGAAGGATCTTCTGCAATTAGGAGAGGATGAGCTTGGAAATCAAGAAGATTCTTCAAAAAGATTAAGACCTAGTGACCACAGTGATCATGTCTCAAAGTGCACTGATGCTACCAAGGGGGTCTCcaataatgaagaaaatgaaattgctGCCTTGGAAAAAAAGGAGCTCCTGGAAACTTCAAAAAGCCTAATTTCACAGGAGTTGGAATTGGAGCAGGCCGTGGAGAACATTGCCAAACTCACAGATCCTGCTTTTCCCGCAGAGGCACCAGTTCCACCTGTACATCCAGAAGTTAAAGGTGACCAAGATGACGAAAAGCCTTCTAATCCTGCTAGTGAAACAGAACTCATGGCTGCTATTGACTCCATAACTGCTGAGGATATACCTGTATCCTTAACTCAGCCACCTCCGTTAACGTCAGATGTAGGTTCTGAACATGAAATGCAAGACATCATTCATCCTTCTAAAGAAGATGAACCTGAAACAAATTCATCTGTACAGGATGAACCTGTCTTTCCAACAACACTGAAAAAGGGACCCACAAGAAGACCTAAATCATTGAAACGTTCTAAGTTCCAAAAGCAAGCAAGAAAGGACTTAAAGGAAGGACATTTAGTAGGTGAGGAACTGCCAGCTACAATAACAGACAACGTAACCTCCAGTGTCAAGACTGTCACTGAGACAACTCCAGTAacggcagctgctgcagttattACTCCCACAACCTGGAAGCCAGACCTTGAACCTTCAGTTCTCAAGGCTACAGATGTAAATGCAGAGTCAGAGCCCTCTTCTGAGGAACAGATTCAACATCTTAAATCTGTTTACCCACAGTCTAAGAGCCCAATGTGCCCAAAGCCTCAGCAGCTGCCATCTGAGTGCATTTCTCCTTCCCTGTCTCCACTAGCCAACAGGCCAAATATCAGACCCATTCCAACAAGCAGAATTCCTGTTTCTCCACCAGATTGGCGTCACCAGTCTAAAGACATGGGTGTCTCTGCTCCACCTGTCATGCCATTAGCCTCCAAAGAAAACCAACCTTTACCTTCAGACTCTGTTAACGTGGAACCAGAACATGGCACAAGTGACTTGAGACAGATTCtcatgaaacacaaaaatatttcactgccGGGCAGCAGTTCAATTTCTAGCAATCTGTCCACCCTCCATGATCAGAGCCCATCTGAAAGTAATATTCCATCAGCTGTTGTGCCAAATAAGTCACCACTGCCTGATAGTAGAATGCCAGCTCATTCAGCCTCACCTATTGTTCGACCTTCAGCTTCACTGCCATCTCCTGAGACAAAGTCTGTGATCTCTGTAATTGCATCCACTGCAACCTCTGTTATCAGTCGTGTTTGTAACGCTCCTGAGCCTGAAGACAAAGTGAACATGAACATTGGAAATCCCTGTGTGGACATGACTCTACCAAAATCGACCTATAGGCCTAGCAAAGATGATGCTGGATCTTACCATGGATCAACAGTTGGTGATGAGGGAGGAAGTGCTGCTCGCTGCCTTGTTGAGAGTCCCACTCTTGGGATGGGCTCTTGCCCTGGTCTACGGGTAAATACATCTGAGGGTGTGGTTGTGTTGAGCCactcaggacagaagacagagggaCCCCAGCGTATAAGTGCAAAAATAAGTCAGATCCCACAAGCAACAGCAGGTGATATGGAATCTCAGCAGTTGGTATCAATGCCTcagataaaacaggaaatgtatgGTCACTCTCAGTCAGGACTTCAAAAGGGCCCTTCATCGCAGGCAGATCATGGGCATCCTGGTAAGACACAGTCAGCTTTGTCTTCTATTAAACAAGAAAACTCTGGTTTGGAAAAGATGGAATCGGCTTACCAGTCTGGACCTCAAGGAGTAGTCAAGCGTCTTACACAAGGTGGCCAGCAAGTATTGAGCTACCATCAGGACTACATGCCATTAAAACATGCTAAGAAAATGGACAGTGCCGATCCTCACACTGCAGATAGTGCAAAAGCACCTTGGACCTCTGCCATAAGTCCTGCAATAAGTCCCCATTTGCCCTCACCACCTGGCAACCATGTTGGATTTGTTTCAGCAGCTGGTGACAGAGCTCCATCACATCTCAGTGGGGTCAAACAGGAACCACGGTCCCCACGCAAGTCAGGTCACCCACACCCTCCGTTTACTAAAGTGTCCTCACCCATAGGGTCATCCTCACCCAAGGGCATACCAGTGATGTTATCTACAAGTCTCCCTGCCATGCAACAGTTTATCACAGGCGTACATCATCCAGAGCAGTCTGTTATCATGCCGCCACACAGTGTGCCTGGAGGCTTGGGACGGATGTCCCCACACTGTGTTTCCCAGTCAATTCCAGTGGGTCATCTTGTCCAAGGAGATGTCCGCGTCAATACTCCACCTCTGTCTGTGATGAGCTATGGGATGCACAGTGAGTCTCTTGCCTCTCCCTGGTCTGGCTCCATGCAGACCCGACCCACCTCACCCCAGGCTGTTGGCAGAGACAAGGTTCTCAAAGTAAACCCTGGTTCTTTGAGGGGTCATGAGGGGGAACAGGAAGACACAAGACATTTTCACATGGCTGGGAGACAATCGGCCACACAGCTAAAACCAGAAACTATGCAATCAGATCCTCGTGGGTCTTTGCGGAGTAATGTCCCATTGGAGACATACATGTCACAGAGAGATTTACGTGTACTCTTGCACCAACAAGGAGAGCGTtcagccacagagacacattctgGACACATTCAAGACACTCTTCCCCCTTCTTCAACACCTTCCAACATGCCTTTGTCCCTGTCTCCAAGATCACATGTTTTGCCTAAAGGTGTATCTGAAAAGGACATAACAAAGCCATTGGAAGCAAAGAGGTCCCACTCCCCTCTTCCTAAAGATGGGATGATGGGTATCCGACAAACTGGGCCAGCAATGGCATCTCCCCAGCGAGTTCAACTAATGCCACCAGCACCTGGTGGCTCATTTCCAGAGTACTCAGGGTTGTATCCAAACCCAAGAAGCATCCATTCTCAGATGACAGAGGCGTCTGCTGTTGGACTTAACCAGCCACCTTTGAACGTCACACCGACTGTG GGTGCTGACCTTCAGGCAAAACCAGATGGCAAGATGACACAACCTGTTAATATGGTGCAGTTGCTCACG aaatacCCGATTGTGTGGCAAGGCCTGCTGGCACTGAAGAACGACACAGCTGCAGTCCAGTTGCATTTTGTCTGTGGCAACAAAGCTTTGGCTCATCGATCACTCCCCTTACAAGAGGGAGGCGCACTGCTTAGGATTGTCCAGAGAATGAGACTAGAGGCTTCACAACTTGAGAGTGTAGCCAGAAGAATGACA GGTGATAGTGACTACTGTCTTCTTCTTGCTCTACCATGTGGACGCGATCAAGATGATGTCCTAAACCAAACTCAAGCTCTTAAAGCTGCTTTCATCAACTACTTGCAGACAAAGTTGGCTGCTGGTATCATCAATATCCCCAACCCAGGTTCCAATCAG cctgCCTATGTGCTACAGATTTTCCCACCGTGTGAATTTTCAGAGAGCCACTTATCCCAGCTCGCCCCTGacctcctcaacaggatctcCAGCATCTCACCACACCTCATGATTGTCATCACCTCTGTGTAA